TGagtatttatacatatatatatgtatatatttttattcttaTGCTTATTTAGGTTAATAGCCATTAAAAATGCACCTCCATGTATTTTTTCATATATCTAAATGTCTAAACCATTCGCAGCTTCCTTCTGAATATTAAACTCCTTGATAAACAAAATTTACAATAACTATCTTTATTCGACCTGCAGATACACCTATGAAGTGGCGCCTGTGTTTAGTCTGATTGAAACAGAGCTGATTGCTACGGTCTGTAGGTTGGCCGGCTATGACCATGGTGATGGTATTTTTGGTCCTGGAGGATCCATGTCCAACATGTACGGCATCGTGATGGCTCGCTACAAGTATGCTCCAGAGGTGAAGACCACTGGTATGTTCGGAATGCGGCCTCTGGTGTTGTTTACCTCCGACGAGTCCCACTACAGTTTTGTGAAGGCCTCCCACTGGCTGGGTATCGGCAGTGACAATTGTGTGGCTGTAAGAACCAACGAACGCGGTCAAATGCTTTTGGACGACCTAGAGGCAAAGATAATCGAGTCAAAGGCTCGTGGGGCACAGCCTTTCTTTGTCAACTGTACAGCCGGAACCACTGTGCTGGGCGCATTCGATGATATCAACGGTGCTGCAGATCTGGCAGAGCGCTACGGACTGTGGCTTCACGTAGATGCGTGCCTTGGCGGCGCAGCGCTCTTATCCCACAAGCATCGATCTTTGATAGCCGGTCTCCAGCGTGCGAACTCCTTTGCCTGGAATCCCCACAAGACGGTTGGAGTTCCACTCCAGTGCTCGTTGTTCCTCACGCGGGAGTCGGGAAATTTGCTGGAACGCTGCAACAGTGCGGAGGCCCACTATCTGTTTCATCAGGACAAGTTCTACGACGTCTCCTACGATACGGGCAACAAGAGTGTGCAGTGCGGCCGCAAGATAGATGCCTTCAAGTTTTGGCTAATGCTCAAGGCTCGTGGCTACGGACAGTATGGACACTTGGTTGACCACGCCATCGACATGGGCAGATTATTGGAGGACAAACTTCGTGAGCGTCCCGATCGTTTCAGACTCGTACTCCAGAAGCATGAGTACTCCAATGTCTGCTTCTGGTACATACCCAAGGACATGCGGGTACCAGCCAACGAAGAGACGACTGATTGGTGGACTCGTTTATACACAGTAagaaaaaaacttttttttttgtattaaaccAAATGCAACTCTTGTATTTATTACCTGAAAGGTAGCCCCCAAAATTAAGGAGCAGATGGCGTACAGCGGCACGTTGATGGTAGGATATTCCCCGCTGAAAGCTCAAAATTTGGGTAACTTCTTCCGGATGGTCTTCACGTGCTTTCCCGTTCTTCAAATTCATGAGCTGGATTTTATCTTGGACGAGATTGAACGACTGGGCGAGAAAATCGTAGCTTAAGGCatatagggtatacaaaggcccATACTCCATAAATATGTAGTTCATATGTACCAAATATGTAGTTACCGTGCAGTTACCATGTCAAACAATGGAAATTTTGGTTGAcctttattttataaacaatccaataaaaaGGAGTCCTTAAAAATAGCCAATCTTGTATATTATGGATTCATTTATCGATCCGATCATGGACACACTCcacgaaaattatgaagcTTTAAGTTAGCGCAGTTTAGGTGAGATTCAGGTATTGTAAGGCTAGTGGCACCGGGTTGACCGTTACtcttcggtatatttttacttCGAAATTGCGATGAAGGTattttacggtatattttaaaaataagcCTGCtaattttggtatttttgagacggtatatttaatcAATAGATCCAGCTGTGTTGTGTACAGGGTGACCCTTTAtggtatttttaatacttttcggCCAGGCCAGTCAATTAGTCAAAATAGATTCACTAATCGGAtacaattatgtgggcatggctataTGTTCTttatagctaataatattccacggaatatcaaaaacgaagaatatgtataatataacttgaattcgtcagtatatttacgctacatttttaaaatgagacggtgtattttggtatatttctgtttctgtcggacggtatattttaacgataaatctgcggtcacactggttGTCTATTGTGTTCATAaattgtgttttcttttttataaaaacaaaaaatttaaaaatgggTCGTGCTGAGGCTGGTACGCCCAAGTACCTCGCCAATAAAATGAAGGCGAAGGGCTTGCAGAAGTTGCGATGGTATTGCCAAATGTGCGAAAAGCAGTGCCGCGACGAGAACGGCTTCAAATGCCACACCATGAGCGAGTCGCATCAGCGGCAACTCTTGCTGTTTGCAGACTCGCCTGGAAAGTTTCTGCACAACTTCTCGAAAGAGTTCTCCGATGGTTACCTGGAGCTGCTGCGCCGGCGGTTCGGCACCAAGCGTACCAATGCCAACAAGATATACCAGGAGTACATTGCGCACAAGGAACACATCCACATGAATGCCACTCGCTGGCTAACACTCTCCGATTATGTCAAGTGGCTGGGAAGGACTGGCCAGGTTGTAGCGGACGAAACGGAAAAAGGATGGTTTGTCTCATACATTGATCGCAGCCCCGAAGCAATGGAGCGCCAGGCAAAGGCCGAACGCAAGGAAAAGATGGAAAAGGACGACGAGGAGCGAATGActgattttattgaaaaacaaatcaaaaaggcAAAGTCCAAGGACGATGGCGACGACAGTGGGCAGGAAAAGTATACCGAGCTTGTACGGGAAGAGGCCGAGCCGCTTAAATTGGACATCCGATTGGAGAAAAAGTTCCAGCCCGAATCGATCTTGGGCAAATCGGCGCTATTGGCAAAGCGACCGAACTCTGAGATTGACGAAAAAGTCTTCAAGAAGCCCAGGTCGATGTTGGTGGAAAAAGGCGGTTCCCATTCCAAATCAGCGCTGGATGAGATCATCCAACAGGAGGAAGCGAAAAAAGAACGCGCCAACCGCAAGGATTATTGGCTGCACAAAAACATTGTGGTGAAATTCATCTCAAAGTCCATGGGCGACAAGTTTTTCAAGCAAAAAGCGGTTGTGCAGGAACTAGTCGATAAGTATCAGGCGAAAATCAAATTCCTTGATACGGGCGAAAAGCTCAAAGTGGATCAGGTATGGATTATAATGTACCCCAATTATACTCCCCAAGTCTAAGCTTaactctttttatttttcttacaGGCGCATTTGGAGACTGTGATACCGGCCATGGGCAAAACAGTGTTGGTTGTTAATGGCGCCTATCGCGGCTCAGAGGCTCTGCTGAAAAAGCTAGACGAGCgcaagttttccgtcagcatTGAGATACTCCACGGACCGCTCAAGGGACGAATAGTCGATAATGTACAGTACGAAGATATATCCAAATTATATGACACATAGCATAAAAAAGTAGGATTATatgtaaataattttataagATTTATAGGAAGGATATCGTGCCGTTTTTAAAAGATTACAAGCTAAGATTacatttatgaaaatatacatGCTCTACCACAAAGCAGAGAATGAAATGATTCACCTTTTTTAGATAAAGTTTTTACCCAAAACACAAATTGAGGTCAATTAAACACGAATATTAATAAGCAATTGGTGCCATTGCCATTTGCAAAATATAGTAGATTATGCAAACATCAAGCTAagtcaaaaaaaaagtaagaTTAGGAACAATGCGAAGACAGAACAATGCTCGCTAAAGTATTTCGATTCACTTGCGCCTTAAGCGCAAAGCAGAAACAGCTTCCGTTCGCTCCGCTTCGGTGTATACAGTTGCACATTTTCGTGAAATGCGGATTCAGTGTTTTCTCCTCTGGCAAATCTCATTGCATTGTCATGCCATACACGCCGAGATGACAGCAGCTGATGGCAGATCTACACCAAATTGGTGGGAGGCAGTGCCCAGAGTCCTGACCGACATTGTGACAGTGAAAGCGAATATCCTCACGGCTGCTCCTCTCGAGCTGGCAGCCAATGCGATAGATATGCTGTGTAAGAAGAGAATATCCTATTGTCAGAACACCATCGCATGCCAATCGTTGTGTTTCCACAGGCTCTTCCACGCTGTTTATGGACAGAGTACCGCCGAAGATCACTCCagatataaataaaatgcactTTCAGTACATGACGCCCTGCCACAACTACAGTGTTCCACTGCTGGATGCAGCGAAGCTCTGGAATCACTCCAAGTTTGGCAAGGGTCGCAAGGTGGTCATCTTGGCGACCGGCTGGACAAACACTGTCAACGAATCCTCCGCCATCGCCATGATTTCGAGGGCCTTCATGTGTCGCCGCGATGTGAACTTTGTTGTGTGT
The sequence above is a segment of the Drosophila pseudoobscura strain MV-25-SWS-2005 chromosome X, UCI_Dpse_MV25, whole genome shotgun sequence genome. Coding sequences within it:
- the kin17 gene encoding DNA/RNA-binding protein KIN17, with the translated sequence MGRAEAGTPKYLANKMKAKGLQKLRWYCQMCEKQCRDENGFKCHTMSESHQRQLLLFADSPGKFLHNFSKEFSDGYLELLRRRFGTKRTNANKIYQEYIAHKEHIHMNATRWLTLSDYVKWLGRTGQVVADETEKGWFVSYIDRSPEAMERQAKAERKEKMEKDDEERMTDFIEKQIKKAKSKDDGDDSGQEKYTELVREEAEPLKLDIRLEKKFQPESILGKSALLAKRPNSEIDEKVFKKPRSMLVEKGGSHSKSALDEIIQQEEAKKERANRKDYWLHKNIVVKFISKSMGDKFFKQKAVVQELVDKYQAKIKFLDTGEKLKVDQAHLETVIPAMGKTVLVVNGAYRGSEALLKKLDERKFSVSIEILHGPLKGRIVDNVQYEDISKLYDT
- the LOC4813763 gene encoding cysteine sulfinic acid decarboxylase, yielding MDQALAVNRVREGLMDDWSILENVFKLLQKDDTFCVDPQKWNKQKIVSFLQPDDLKELINLKIRETETSTLAEIEQLCQSVIQYSVKTSHGRFHNQLFGQVDPFGLAGALITEAMNGSSYTYEVAPVFSLIETELIATVCRLAGYDHGDGIFGPGGSMSNMYGIVMARYKYAPEVKTTGMFGMRPLVLFTSDESHYSFVKASHWLGIGSDNCVAVRTNERGQMLLDDLEAKIIESKARGAQPFFVNCTAGTTVLGAFDDINGAADLAERYGLWLHVDACLGGAALLSHKHRSLIAGLQRANSFAWNPHKTVGVPLQCSLFLTRESGNLLERCNSAEAHYLFHQDKFYDVSYDTGNKSVQCGRKIDAFKFWLMLKARGYGQYGHLVDHAIDMGRLLEDKLRERPDRFRLVLQKHEYSNVCFWYIPKDMRVPANEETTDWWTRLYTVAPKIKEQMAYSGTLMVGYSPLKAQNLGNFFRMVFTCFPVLQIHELDFILDEIERLGEKIVA